In Campylobacter concisus, the following proteins share a genomic window:
- a CDS encoding nitrous oxide reductase accessory protein NosL, translated as MILRSILGSALLATLLFGASANEQTVKMKPMFQSVDPSKATLVGSGEGKEYCAVCGMNLVKFYKTNHVYNSKQVASLHCLYELTEGKIPSEAQVVDTKNLNLIDVNKAFYVVGSSVKGTMTRNSKYAFLTEADAKEFQAANGGEIMNFAKAYEIAGQDFEGDNKMIKAKREDGVYAHGKEFYEANCEKTDPKSFKVISELKAHLKQVCDSKEASKAPEYDKHLQAAALYLWDAPANLGASNQTSKPKQEIKKPERIVVPKGARCAVCGMLVKNSPWATLIKADGKDYYFDGVKDMAQFYFADGKMKDAYVSDYYTLEKLDAKDAFYVHGSNVYGPMGDEFIPFKDEAKAESFLKDHAGKGVIRFDEIKNFIGK; from the coding sequence ATGATTTTACGTTCTATCTTGGGTTCAGCACTACTGGCGACCCTGCTCTTTGGTGCTTCGGCAAATGAGCAAACTGTCAAAATGAAACCGATGTTTCAAAGCGTGGATCCTAGCAAGGCTACGCTAGTAGGAAGCGGCGAGGGCAAGGAGTATTGTGCTGTTTGTGGAATGAATTTGGTTAAATTTTATAAGACTAATCACGTATATAACAGCAAGCAAGTAGCATCACTTCACTGCTTATACGAGCTAACAGAAGGCAAGATCCCAAGCGAGGCACAAGTCGTTGATACTAAAAATTTAAATTTGATCGATGTAAATAAAGCCTTTTATGTCGTTGGCAGTAGTGTTAAAGGCACAATGACTAGAAATAGCAAATATGCCTTCTTAACCGAGGCTGACGCAAAAGAATTTCAAGCAGCAAATGGCGGCGAGATAATGAATTTTGCTAAAGCTTACGAGATCGCTGGACAGGATTTCGAGGGTGATAATAAAATGATAAAAGCTAAACGTGAGGACGGCGTTTATGCACATGGTAAAGAATTTTACGAGGCAAACTGCGAAAAAACAGATCCAAAAAGCTTTAAAGTTATCTCTGAGCTAAAAGCTCATCTTAAACAAGTATGTGACTCAAAAGAGGCTAGTAAAGCTCCTGAATACGACAAACACCTACAAGCTGCTGCTTTGTACCTATGGGACGCTCCGGCAAATTTAGGCGCTAGCAACCAAACCTCAAAACCTAAACAAGAAATAAAAAAACCTGAGAGAATAGTCGTACCAAAGGGTGCAAGATGTGCGGTATGCGGCATGCTCGTCAAAAATTCTCCATGGGCGACACTCATCAAAGCAGATGGCAAAGATTATTATTTTGATGGTGTAAAGGATATGGCACAATTTTACTTTGCGGATGGCAAAATGAAAGATGCTTATGTGAGTGATTATTACACGCTAGAAAAGCTTGATGCAAAAGATGCGTTTTACGTTCATGGCTCAAACGTTTACGGACCAATGGGCGATGAGTTTATCCCATTTAAAGATGAAGCAAAGGCAGAGAGCTTTTTAAAAGATCATGCCGGCAAAGGTGTCATAAGATTTGACGAGATAAAGAATTTTATCGGTAAATAA
- a CDS encoding SEL1-like repeat protein — MKKSLVLLFACLGLLNAGYIKEALSAKEDHNKLAQIYEDACDKEKKASGCYNLAVLYSRGDGNVKKDEAKAAMLYEKACDQNFSMACSNLGYVYEKGKGVEKDLEKAVKFYERACKDNEGCTELGLLYANGTGVTKDIKKAKELYEKACKAGDGIGCSNLGYLYAQGEGVEKDYAKAKANYEMACSNEAGIGCDNLGFLYVYAQGVDQNLTKATKLYEQACIYGYEKGCNNYAIMLAEGKGVKEDLEKAREIFTRSCKNGLKEACENLEILGKH, encoded by the coding sequence ATGAAAAAGAGTTTGGTTTTATTATTTGCTTGTTTGGGACTATTAAATGCTGGCTATATCAAAGAGGCTTTAAGTGCAAAAGAAGATCACAACAAGCTAGCACAAATTTATGAAGATGCTTGCGATAAAGAGAAAAAGGCATCAGGATGCTACAATCTAGCTGTGCTTTACAGCAGAGGTGATGGTAACGTCAAAAAGGACGAAGCAAAGGCAGCAATGCTTTATGAAAAGGCTTGTGATCAAAACTTCTCTATGGCTTGCAGCAATCTTGGCTACGTCTATGAAAAAGGTAAAGGTGTGGAAAAAGACCTAGAAAAAGCAGTTAAATTTTATGAAAGAGCTTGTAAGGATAATGAGGGTTGCACAGAGCTTGGCTTGCTTTATGCAAATGGCACCGGCGTGACAAAGGATATTAAAAAGGCAAAAGAGCTTTACGAAAAGGCTTGCAAAGCAGGGGACGGTATAGGATGCAGTAATCTTGGCTATCTATATGCGCAAGGTGAAGGTGTAGAAAAAGACTATGCAAAAGCCAAAGCAAACTACGAAATGGCTTGTTCAAACGAAGCTGGCATAGGGTGTGATAATCTTGGATTTTTATATGTTTATGCACAAGGTGTGGATCAAAACCTCACAAAAGCCACAAAACTTTACGAGCAAGCGTGCATATATGGATATGAAAAGGGCTGCAATAACTACGCTATCATGCTAGCAGAGGGCAAAGGTGTGAAAGAAGATTTAGAAAAAGCACGTGAAATTTTCACTAGAAGCTGCAAAAATGGCTTAAAAGAGGCGTGTGAGAATTTAGAAATTTTAGGAAAGCATTGA
- the ccsA gene encoding cytochrome c biogenesis protein has protein sequence MRILNIYRLSLILLFILAFGAGLATFLENFYDTQTARVLVYEALWYECVMFACTICLAISIVKTKMYKKFGAFLIHLAFIVIFIGAAFTRYFGEEGVMHLRTLQSSNVMQSVKPYLIVEMLGENFSYPLKLSLFGKNDFEFKNFIDGKEFIINLLGYKKDEKNAPATLSLEISFNGEKKSVKLKGGAGYELEPSVLSFGGQEVKFYFSSKALNLPFSLKLNEFILERYAGLNSPSSYTSKVSIAGGKYDISLNNPLTIDGYKIFQSSYDPDELGSAFEISRDPGKIPTYIGYFLLCLGFVANLFSKKSRFFRLLNFIKGSQIAFLAVLLLSATPNFANENNKNLDAHASKFAKILTQADSRIAPAGSYSRAVISKISTKTTLFGLSSEELMLSFAISPKEWMDKRLVKITSERVGELFGVNEKFASFNDVFNENGEYKLAKFVEAANEKSASKRDKFDNDVIKFDERLNVLYLALKGEILKFIPAKNNDTITWLGVNEAFGSSEISSELKSALGAYIENLSLCVKSGECEGADKSLEKISSYQRSTLGSLAPSEAKVELEVLYNQMEIFKFLIYFYMILGLVSLAFGFYRLFSGKKFRFESALSLAFYFGFAVHLLNLALRAYISGHAPWSDAYESLVYISLASVLAGVLFFKHQSFALGAASLFASVSLLVAHLNFINPQITNLVPVLKSFWLSVHVSVITASYGFLGFSFVLGLLGLLLMAIKNKKNEQKLSEQIRYLAATNELSLIIGLSLLTIGNFLGGVWANESWGRYWGWDSKESWSYITIIIYAIVLHLRFIPRLKNIFTFLVASVLSFGSVIFTYFGVNFYLSGLHSYANGDGFSVSNLLYLLLMLLALLIAFAYRGKDIKEI, from the coding sequence ATGAGAATTTTAAATATCTACCGCTTGTCTTTGATATTATTATTTATCCTTGCTTTTGGTGCAGGACTTGCGACCTTTTTAGAAAATTTTTATGACACACAAACGGCCAGAGTGCTTGTCTATGAAGCGCTTTGGTACGAGTGTGTTATGTTTGCTTGCACTATTTGTTTAGCCATTAGTATCGTAAAAACCAAGATGTATAAAAAATTTGGCGCATTTTTGATACATCTTGCTTTTATTGTTATCTTCATCGGGGCTGCGTTTACAAGGTATTTTGGTGAAGAGGGCGTTATGCATCTTAGAACCTTACAAAGCTCAAATGTAATGCAAAGCGTCAAGCCTTATCTTATAGTCGAAATGCTTGGAGAAAATTTTAGTTATCCATTAAAATTAAGCTTGTTTGGTAAAAACGACTTTGAGTTTAAAAATTTTATAGACGGCAAGGAATTTATAATTAACTTGCTTGGATATAAAAAAGATGAGAAAAACGCTCCTGCTACGCTTAGTTTAGAGATAAGTTTTAACGGTGAAAAAAAGAGCGTTAAGCTAAAAGGTGGAGCTGGATATGAGCTGGAGCCTAGTGTGCTAAGTTTTGGTGGGCAAGAGGTGAAATTTTACTTTAGCTCAAAGGCTTTAAATTTACCATTTTCATTAAAGCTTAACGAGTTTATTTTAGAGCGATATGCAGGGCTAAATAGTCCATCATCTTATACAAGTAAAGTAAGTATCGCTGGCGGCAAGTACGACATCTCGCTAAATAATCCACTGACAATTGATGGCTATAAAATTTTTCAGTCTTCATACGATCCTGACGAGCTTGGAAGTGCTTTTGAGATCAGCCGTGATCCTGGCAAAATCCCAACTTATATCGGATATTTTTTGCTTTGCCTTGGCTTTGTGGCAAATTTATTTAGTAAAAAGAGCCGATTTTTTAGGCTGCTAAATTTCATAAAAGGCTCTCAAATAGCATTTTTGGCTGTTCTTTTATTAAGCGCAACTCCAAATTTTGCTAATGAAAATAATAAAAATTTAGACGCCCATGCAAGCAAATTTGCCAAAATTTTAACTCAAGCTGATAGCAGAATCGCTCCAGCTGGCTCTTACTCAAGAGCTGTGATAAGTAAAATTTCAACCAAAACCACGCTATTTGGGCTTAGCAGCGAGGAGCTAATGCTCTCTTTTGCCATCTCACCAAAAGAGTGGATGGATAAAAGATTAGTAAAGATCACAAGTGAGCGCGTAGGCGAGCTTTTTGGAGTTAATGAGAAATTTGCTAGTTTTAACGATGTCTTTAACGAAAATGGCGAGTATAAGCTGGCTAAATTTGTAGAAGCTGCAAATGAAAAATCCGCCTCTAAAAGAGATAAATTTGATAACGACGTGATCAAATTTGACGAGAGATTAAATGTCTTATATCTCGCACTAAAGGGAGAAATTTTAAAATTTATCCCAGCTAAAAATAATGATACTATCACATGGTTAGGCGTAAATGAAGCCTTTGGCTCAAGCGAAATTTCAAGCGAGCTTAAAAGCGCTTTAGGCGCTTATATAGAAAATTTAAGCCTTTGTGTAAAAAGTGGCGAGTGTGAGGGAGCTGATAAGAGCTTGGAGAAAATTTCAAGCTATCAAAGAAGCACTCTAGGCTCTCTTGCGCCAAGCGAGGCAAAGGTGGAGCTTGAAGTACTTTATAACCAAATGGAAATTTTTAAATTTCTTATATATTTTTACATGATCCTTGGGCTAGTTTCGCTCGCTTTTGGTTTTTATAGGCTATTTTCTGGAAAGAAATTTAGATTTGAAAGTGCATTAAGCCTTGCATTTTATTTTGGTTTTGCGGTGCATTTGCTAAATTTAGCTCTTCGTGCTTATATCTCAGGGCATGCACCTTGGAGTGATGCCTATGAGAGCTTAGTATATATCTCGCTTGCGAGCGTACTAGCTGGAGTTTTATTTTTTAAACATCAAAGCTTTGCTCTTGGAGCTGCTTCACTTTTTGCAAGTGTGAGCTTGCTGGTCGCTCATCTAAATTTTATAAATCCACAAATAACAAATCTAGTTCCAGTTTTAAAGTCATTTTGGCTTAGCGTGCACGTAAGTGTTATTACGGCAAGCTATGGCTTTTTAGGCTTTAGCTTTGTGCTTGGGCTTCTTGGGCTTCTTTTAATGGCTATAAAAAATAAAAAAAATGAGCAAAAGCTCAGCGAGCAGATAAGATACCTCGCCGCAACTAATGAGCTAAGCCTCATCATAGGACTTAGCTTGCTAACTATTGGAAATTTCCTTGGCGGCGTCTGGGCGAATGAGAGCTGGGGTAGATACTGGGGCTGGGACAGCAAAGAGAGCTGGTCGTACATTACGATAATTATTTATGCCATTGTACTTCATTTAAGATTTATCCCAAGATTAAAAAATATTTTTACCTTTTTAGTAGCTAGCGTGCTCTCTTTTGGTTCAGTTATTTTTACCTATTTTGGTGTAAATTTCTATCTAAGCGGACTTCACTCATACGCAAATGGCGATGGATTTAGCGTTTCAAATTTGCTTTATTTGCTTTTAATGCTCTTGGCTTTGCTAATCGCCTTTGCTTATAGAGGTAAGGATATAAAAGAGATTTAG
- the nrfD gene encoding NrfD/PsrC family molybdoenzyme membrane anchor subunit, whose translation MDGALNFTATFSHGVEWGWPIAVYLLLAGMSGGALIAAILLKHYKKQKSFSPFFKAASLLAFVSIMLGMVCLIADLEKPLLFWKILINYNFTSVMSIGVAGLCVFIPLSFLMCLYAFNDEISNFLTKSLKSFSTLFALTMKILIPLYPFLSRICLIFAVIICAYTGFLISVLIRFPLLNTAVLPALFIASGLSAGISGSSLVAAALFKEDPHSSDLHSLHSVEFSVLGAEILLILMLFVSLLLGSSYQQNAAVAFYSGVWANFFWLGVVLVGFIVPFVLNFAFGKKVASLKFSFYISSLAAVIGVLLLRVFILYAGQTYSI comes from the coding sequence ATGGATGGTGCATTAAATTTTACTGCAACATTTTCGCATGGAGTAGAGTGGGGCTGGCCGATCGCTGTTTATCTTTTGCTAGCTGGTATGAGTGGTGGAGCACTAATCGCTGCCATACTTTTAAAACACTATAAAAAGCAAAAGAGCTTTAGCCCATTTTTCAAGGCTGCTTCGCTTTTAGCCTTTGTTAGCATCATGCTTGGTATGGTTTGCTTGATAGCTGATCTTGAAAAGCCGCTTTTATTTTGGAAAATTTTGATTAATTATAATTTCACATCAGTTATGTCTATCGGTGTTGCTGGACTTTGTGTATTTATACCGCTTAGCTTTTTGATGTGCCTTTATGCATTTAATGATGAGATTTCAAATTTTTTAACCAAAAGTTTAAAATCCTTTAGTACTCTTTTTGCACTAACAATGAAAATTTTAATACCACTTTATCCATTTTTAAGTCGTATTTGTCTTATTTTTGCTGTAATAATTTGTGCTTATACTGGATTTTTGATCTCAGTTTTGATTAGATTCCCACTCTTAAACACAGCTGTGCTTCCAGCTTTATTTATAGCTTCAGGACTAAGTGCTGGCATAAGTGGCAGTAGCTTGGTTGCAGCAGCTTTATTTAAAGAAGATCCGCACTCAAGCGACCTTCATTCGCTTCATAGCGTAGAATTTAGCGTTTTGGGAGCTGAAATTTTACTCATTTTAATGCTTTTTGTATCGCTTTTACTTGGTTCAAGTTATCAGCAAAATGCAGCTGTTGCTTTTTATAGCGGTGTTTGGGCAAATTTCTTTTGGCTTGGTGTTGTGCTAGTTGGCTTTATTGTGCCTTTTGTTTTAAATTTTGCATTTGGCAAAAAAGTAGCTAGTCTAAAATTTAGCTTTTATATCAGTTCATTAGCGGCTGTTATCGGTGTTTTACTGCTTAGGGTGTTTATACTTTATGCGGGACAAACTTATAGCATTTAA
- a CDS encoding 4Fe-4S dicluster domain-containing protein — protein sequence MQNQKNRRAFLKSMVVVAAGAGAASSGFAFKSEESVKKPHFGMIFDQNKCVGCTDCEIACRKVNLVPKGQMRLFIEDKTNPKNLLDKRFVRVSCQQCVDAPCVAVCPTKACHKDEKTGIQTTNIDDCIACKYCIVACPYDVRYIDKVTHSAQSCNFCVDTNLKDEKEPACVEACRYEAIVFGDLNDENSHISKLLAVKDSIRLRAELGTKPSLRYIPKVKMGV from the coding sequence ATGCAAAATCAAAAAAATAGAAGAGCCTTTTTAAAAAGCATGGTAGTTGTGGCTGCTGGTGCTGGTGCGGCAAGTAGTGGTTTTGCTTTTAAGAGTGAAGAAAGTGTAAAAAAACCACACTTTGGTATGATATTTGACCAAAATAAATGTGTTGGCTGTACAGACTGCGAGATAGCTTGCAGAAAGGTAAATTTAGTCCCAAAAGGACAGATGAGACTTTTTATAGAAGATAAGACTAATCCTAAAAATTTACTCGATAAAAGATTTGTAAGAGTATCTTGTCAGCAGTGCGTCGATGCACCTTGTGTAGCTGTTTGTCCAACCAAGGCTTGTCATAAAGACGAAAAAACTGGCATACAAACTACAAATATAGATGATTGTATCGCCTGTAAATACTGCATCGTAGCCTGTCCATATGATGTGAGATATATCGATAAGGTTACGCACTCAGCTCAAAGCTGTAACTTTTGCGTAGATACAAATTTAAAGGACGAAAAAGAGCCAGCTTGCGTAGAAGCTTGTAGATACGAGGCGATCGTCTTTGGTGATCTTAACGATGAAAATTCGCACATCAGCAAGCTACTAGCCGTAAAAGACAGCATAAGGCTAAGAGCAGAGCTTGGCACAAAACCAAGCCTTAGATATATTCCTAAAGTAAAAATGGGGGTGTAA
- a CDS encoding FKBP-type peptidyl-prolyl cis-trans isomerase: protein MKNKVLKFTLLLSLSASGLLANVDSNESYAMGATSGGYVLKGLLEQKQIGISYDAEAVIKGFSDALKGELKLSDDEIAKLLNKRAENLDKIVKEKEAAILKENLKQGKAFMDKNAKNKNVKTTKSKLQYEILKSSKKGATPKQESIIIANYKASFIDGKVFDETKEAPAHLSMLNLIPGLEEGLMLMKEGDKFKFVIPPELAYGDSGMEGIPGGETIVFEIELVKVLKPGELAEAAKKIHEKELNEGIKKPH, encoded by the coding sequence ATGAAAAATAAGGTTTTAAAATTTACGCTACTTCTTAGTTTAAGTGCTTCTGGTTTGCTTGCAAATGTAGATTCAAATGAGTCTTATGCTATGGGAGCAACAAGTGGTGGATATGTTTTAAAAGGGTTACTTGAACAAAAACAAATAGGCATTAGCTACGATGCTGAGGCCGTTATCAAAGGTTTTAGTGATGCACTAAAAGGAGAGCTAAAACTAAGCGATGATGAGATAGCAAAGCTACTAAATAAAAGAGCTGAAAATTTAGACAAGATAGTAAAAGAAAAAGAAGCCGCCATACTTAAAGAGAATTTAAAGCAGGGCAAGGCTTTTATGGATAAAAATGCAAAAAATAAAAATGTAAAAACGACAAAATCAAAATTGCAATATGAAATTTTAAAATCAAGCAAAAAGGGAGCGACTCCAAAACAAGAGAGTATCATCATAGCAAACTACAAAGCTAGCTTTATCGATGGTAAGGTCTTTGATGAGACAAAAGAGGCTCCAGCTCATCTTTCTATGCTAAATTTGATCCCAGGTCTTGAAGAGGGCTTAATGCTCATGAAAGAGGGCGATAAGTTTAAATTTGTTATCCCGCCAGAACTTGCGTATGGCGATAGCGGCATGGAGGGCATACCTGGAGGCGAGACTATCGTTTTTGAGATAGAGCTTGTTAAGGTCTTAAAGCCAGGTGAGTTAGCCGAGGCTGCAAAGAAAATTCACGAGAAAGAACTAAATGAGGGCATTAAAAAGCCTCATTAA
- a CDS encoding multiheme c-type cytochrome, protein MRNLQKALAGLLMGVSIFASQACCEEHNMQMSDKARDVIANPKGTLQSRGVISLQDYVVEEQEMYNWLFKNHPIFTKYGGKTVGKMVVHDRGLEWLAEGHGFDMSKLSKRDGGKGYSSMMYRIPATSSLQFPNKFVGPEKCGECHPAQYEVWSRSRHATTMRFPGEHPEVNNNLTEPVFDKDTASILPKGITPDVIYATVGHLRTKMGYVDAWLLRGTYYVEGGLLRDGTGQIVAGGNQWQRTWALNLDDATVKKIKELVPEFPGTLEEYGDNGGYVRGLASYAAKHKKSMFFQANSSYCEVCHPVKFDFKSKAEFYAALGNAKELQKHTISKGVSCEECHGAGGHLDGATNFRTSNCERCHQRFNFSPDLARANPLNNGKLDLSLSSKFKSMGPGCGSEGSQSYFTAHYDKGMRCVTCHDPHDNTGPVVGDKSVTGMNYNSEQGYLSSFYTKPKIRKECKDCHETQAYIASKADTHKDNTCASCHMPFMMSCENFYAVQFQDNAGFDTQRRSHIWKIMVDPKEKSLVPGDAAKGPRDAKDWHFERDKNGHNYVDLMWACARTSWADKDMKDTKGCHSPVLSELKPTLHFKNQKQVYDEVMGWQTPVKNEFSEVKIGIEGLYSLLETKKLDASDKVRVYELIQNAQEIIDMVEKDGSWGMHGFKFTKQKLDASKEYIKEAQRILNKNL, encoded by the coding sequence ATGAGAAATCTACAAAAAGCCTTAGCTGGTTTGCTCATGGGTGTTAGCATCTTCGCTTCACAAGCCTGTTGTGAAGAGCATAATATGCAGATGTCCGATAAAGCACGTGATGTTATCGCAAATCCTAAAGGCACACTGCAAAGTAGAGGTGTTATCTCCTTGCAAGACTACGTTGTAGAAGAGCAAGAGATGTATAACTGGTTATTTAAAAACCACCCTATTTTTACAAAGTATGGTGGTAAAACCGTCGGTAAAATGGTCGTTCACGACCGTGGCTTAGAGTGGCTTGCCGAGGGACATGGCTTTGATATGTCAAAGCTTAGTAAAAGAGATGGCGGTAAGGGCTATAGCTCTATGATGTATAGAATTCCAGCCACTTCATCACTTCAGTTTCCTAACAAATTTGTAGGACCAGAAAAGTGCGGTGAGTGTCACCCAGCCCAGTATGAAGTGTGGAGCAGATCTCGCCACGCAACTACTATGCGCTTCCCTGGCGAGCACCCAGAGGTTAATAACAACCTAACTGAGCCAGTATTTGACAAAGATACCGCTTCTATCCTTCCAAAAGGTATCACACCAGATGTGATCTATGCAACTGTTGGTCACTTAAGAACAAAAATGGGCTACGTAGATGCATGGTTACTTCGTGGTACTTATTACGTTGAGGGCGGCTTGCTAAGAGATGGCACAGGTCAGATCGTAGCTGGCGGTAACCAATGGCAAAGAACATGGGCGTTAAATTTAGACGACGCTACTGTTAAGAAAATCAAAGAGCTTGTTCCAGAATTTCCTGGCACTCTTGAAGAGTATGGTGATAATGGCGGATATGTTAGAGGTCTTGCCTCATACGCCGCAAAACATAAAAAGTCGATGTTTTTCCAAGCAAACTCATCATATTGTGAAGTTTGTCACCCAGTTAAATTTGATTTCAAATCAAAAGCAGAATTTTACGCAGCACTTGGTAATGCTAAAGAGCTTCAAAAACACACTATCTCAAAAGGCGTAAGCTGTGAGGAGTGTCACGGAGCTGGCGGTCACCTTGATGGGGCTACAAATTTTAGAACATCAAACTGCGAACGCTGCCACCAAAGGTTTAACTTTAGCCCAGATCTAGCTCGTGCTAATCCTCTTAATAACGGCAAGCTTGATCTTTCTTTAAGCTCTAAATTTAAATCAATGGGACCAGGATGTGGTTCTGAAGGTTCTCAATCATACTTTACAGCTCACTATGATAAAGGTATGAGATGTGTTACTTGCCACGATCCACACGACAACACAGGTCCAGTTGTAGGCGATAAGAGCGTAACAGGTATGAACTATAACTCAGAGCAAGGCTATCTAAGCTCATTCTATACTAAGCCAAAAATTAGAAAAGAGTGTAAAGATTGCCACGAGACTCAAGCATATATCGCATCTAAAGCAGATACTCACAAAGACAACACTTGTGCATCTTGCCACATGCCATTTATGATGAGTTGTGAGAATTTCTATGCTGTTCAGTTCCAAGACAACGCTGGCTTTGATACTCAAAGAAGATCTCACATCTGGAAGATCATGGTTGATCCAAAAGAGAAATCTCTAGTACCAGGCGATGCTGCTAAAGGTCCGAGAGATGCTAAAGATTGGCACTTTGAGAGAGATAAAAATGGCCATAACTACGTTGACTTGATGTGGGCGTGCGCTAGAACATCTTGGGCTGATAAAGATATGAAAGATACCAAAGGCTGCCACAGCCCAGTATTATCTGAGCTAAAACCAACACTTCACTTCAAAAACCAAAAACAAGTTTATGATGAAGTTATGGGATGGCAAACTCCAGTTAAGAATGAATTCTCTGAAGTTAAGATTGGTATTGAAGGACTTTACTCACTACTTGAGACTAAAAAACTTGATGCAAGTGATAAAGTAAGAGTTTATGAGCTTATCCAAAATGCTCAAGAGATCATCGATATGGTTGAAAAAGATGGTTCGTGGGGTATGCACGGATTTAAATTTACTAAACAAAAACTCGATGCATCAAAAGAGTATATAAAAGAAGCTCAAAGAATTTTGAATAAAAATTTATAG
- a CDS encoding c-type heme family protein yields MKYKFQLIVSVFIFVYLLISALVLNFYSNLAMKDAKKEAYYVLESINSVREYIAGVQRPLIEQLKHDGIIKEDFFDERLLSSSYISREIYNIQKKKYNLDFDYKLVAMAPLNKAHEPNEFEAQVLRGFKENKFSEFSKIIKDENGSQFFVGLPIKSQNTSCLACHNSESAPKQMLDRYEISNGKISEASEMMAMLSFKIPLRAIFSYHLKEVVIIMSAIAFVFGIFLLLVYKMHRRGEESKRQTEQLMIHQSRLASMGEMIGNISHQWKQPLAQISSALINLELYQERKKLDEAKIYEFIEETSKQINFMSETVDDFKNFFKPNTLKREFSVEEVVNQTIKILNASLKKYQIEIEIDIRENFTIFANFNEIIQILINIINNAKDAFKQSYVKPRVIKIYTFIKDNRKNLCVQNNAGAIKASFLKVIFEPHFSTKESGSGLGLYMSRLIASKNNALIFARNVDENSITFTISFENL; encoded by the coding sequence GTGAAATATAAATTTCAGCTAATCGTAAGTGTTTTTATCTTTGTTTATCTCTTAATATCCGCACTTGTTTTAAATTTTTATAGTAATCTTGCAATGAAAGATGCCAAAAAAGAGGCGTATTATGTGCTTGAGAGTATAAATTCTGTAAGAGAGTACATTGCAGGCGTTCAGCGTCCGCTAATAGAGCAGCTAAAACATGATGGCATTATAAAAGAGGATTTTTTTGACGAGAGATTGCTTTCATCTTCATATATAAGCCGTGAAATTTATAATATCCAAAAGAAAAAATACAATCTTGACTTTGACTACAAACTAGTCGCCATGGCGCCTTTAAATAAAGCTCATGAGCCAAATGAATTTGAAGCGCAGGTGTTAAGAGGCTTTAAAGAGAATAAATTTAGTGAGTTTTCAAAGATTATAAAAGATGAAAATGGCTCACAATTTTTTGTAGGACTTCCTATAAAAAGTCAAAATACATCTTGCTTAGCCTGTCATAATAGCGAAAGTGCTCCAAAACAGATGTTGGATCGTTATGAAATTTCAAATGGAAAAATTTCTGAAGCAAGTGAGATGATGGCAATGCTATCTTTTAAAATCCCACTACGTGCCATTTTTTCTTACCATTTAAAAGAGGTTGTCATCATAATGAGTGCGATAGCCTTTGTATTTGGGATATTTTTGCTACTTGTTTATAAGATGCATAGGCGTGGCGAAGAGAGCAAAAGACAGACTGAGCAGCTAATGATACATCAAAGCCGCCTAGCCTCAATGGGCGAGATGATAGGCAATATCTCACATCAGTGGAAGCAGCCTTTAGCTCAAATCAGCTCAGCTTTAATAAATTTAGAACTCTATCAGGAGCGAAAAAAGCTTGATGAAGCAAAAATTTATGAGTTTATAGAAGAGACTAGCAAGCAGATAAATTTTATGTCTGAAACGGTTGATGATTTTAAAAATTTTTTTAAGCCAAATACTTTAAAAAGGGAGTTTAGCGTAGAGGAAGTGGTAAATCAGACTATAAAAATTCTAAACGCCTCACTTAAGAAATATCAAATAGAAATAGAGATCGATATAAGAGAAAATTTTACGATTTTTGCAAATTTTAATGAAATAATCCAAATTTTAATAAATATTATAAACAACGCAAAAGATGCATTTAAACAAAGCTATGTAAAGCCAAGAGTAATAAAAATTTATACTTTTATAAAAGATAATCGTAAAAATTTATGCGTTCAAAATAATGCAGGAGCGATAAAGGCTTCGTTTTTAAAGGTTATCTTTGAGCCACACTTTAGCACAAAAGAGTCTGGCAGTGGGCTTGGCCTATATATGAGCCGGCTAATCGCTAGCAAAAATAATGCTCTAATCTTTGCTAGAAATGTAGATGAAAATAGTATTACATTTACAATTAGTTTCGAAAATTTATAA